From Etheostoma cragini isolate CJK2018 chromosome 1, CSU_Ecrag_1.0, whole genome shotgun sequence, a single genomic window includes:
- the rassf10b gene encoding ras association domain-containing protein 10, with amino-acid sequence MMESEESKISVWVCREEKLVFGLSKRTTCADVVQVLLEDQFSQHGLSTASCSQSYCIVEKWRGFERILPKKTKILRLWVAWAEEQGNVKFVLVKSEASLANHGARSAEARVVLSKHSPCVTKGTARSPMGGIPPEKQRRVVRKAFRKLEKINQKRAQKDASSGEKMETLVHLVISQDHTIRQQIQRITELDSDIERCETKVHFDRIKRHGVNYVQDTYLVDAASKREGDKVCSAETLAKFEEYVRQCEEVVRLQEELLEQEALIDIFTVQMQEELNHRWMQRRDKELHSRVTEPGEGAPSHPGTEANTASENGLILEEERIRTQLDASLYIGLRLNTDLEAIRSDLELTQEICETREKEMRDLLEKVNTLDIEEGTEERCRHGADDKIEMTSTLERKNEWVEQARGLSKAHSVNDDDSDTGLSSLHSQDSGSHTVWESLV; translated from the coding sequence ATGATGGAGTCGGAAGAGAGTAAGATATCAGTGTGGGTCTGCCGAGAGGAGAAGCTCGTCTTCGGCTTGTCAAAGCGCACAACCTGCGCTGATGTTGTCCAAGTACTTCTGGAGGACCAGTTCTCACAGCATGGCCTCTCCACAGCTTCCTGCTCGCAGTCTTACTGCATCGTCGAGAAATGGAGAGGCTTCGAGAGGATCTTACCGAAGAAAACCAAGATTTTACGGCTTTGGGTCGCGTGGGCAGAGGAGCAGGGGAATGTCAAGTTTGTGTTGGTGAAAAGTGAGGCGTCTTTGGCGAACCACGGAGCCCGGAGCGCAGAGGCGCGTGTAGTGCTCAGCAAACACAGCCCCTGTGTTACCAAAGGGACCGCACGGTCTCCCATGGGTGGCATCCCACCCGAAAAGCAGCGTCGAGTCGTCAGGAAAGCTTTCAGAAAGTTGGAGAAGATTAATCAAAAGAGGGCGCAGAAAGATGCGTCCTCTGGGGAAAAGATGGAAACGTTGGTCCATCTTGTGATTTCTCAGGATCATACAATCCGCCAGCAGATCCAGAGGATTACAGAGCTGGACTCAGACATCGAAAGATGCGAGACAAAAGTGCATTTTGACAGAATAAAAAGACACGGGGTTAATTATGTGCAGGACACGTATTTAGTGGATGCTGCTTCCAAGCGAGAGGGAGACAAAGTGTGTTCAGCTGAGACTCTCGCCAAGTTTGAAGAGTATGTCCGGCAGTGTGAGGAGGTGGTTCGACTGCAAGAGGAGCTCTTGGAGCAGGAAGCCCTCATAGACATTTTCACGGTGCAGATGCAGGAAGAGCTGAACCACCGCTGGATGCAGCGGAGAGACAAGGAGCTGCACAGCAGAGTGACAGAGCCGGGTGAGGGCGCACCATCCCACCCCGGCACCGAGGCAAACACAGCCTCAGAAAACGGGCTGATTTTGGAAGAAGAGAGGATCAGAACACAGCTAGATGCGAGTTTATACATCGGTCTGCGCCTCAACACGGATTTAGAAGCTATTAGGAGCGATTTAGAGTTGACCCAGGAGATTTGTGAGACGAGGGAGAAGGAGATGAGGGATTTACTCGAGAAAGTGAACACTTTGGACATAGAGGAAGGGACAGAGGAGAGATGTAGACACGGGGCAGATGACAAAATAGAGATGACGAGCACTTTGGAGAGGAAAAACGAGTGGGTGGAGCAGGCCAGGGGCCTGTCCAAAGCTCACAGTGTGAACGATGACGACTCAGACACTGGCTTAAGTTCTCTGCACAGCCAGGACTCAGGCAGTCACACTGTGTGGGAGTCATTGGTTTAG